In Ensifer sp. WSM1721, the genomic window TCGCGTCAGTCCCTCATTTTCATTCTTATGATCGTGTGCCTGGCTCTTCACAGAGCGCGCAGTCGATGCGTATTGGTGGAGGAGGGCCTCGCGGGGAAAGAACGTTCCACCCCCAAGGATGAAAGTCAGTGCCTGGCGCGCGATCCCAGGCTCCATGCTCGTGGAGAGGAAGCCCTGTTCGCCAATCTGGGCGGCCACAATCGCCTCCTCGGCTTCCATTCTGTCGGAAATAATGGCGCGCGGCGCGTTCGGAAACAATTCGCGCGCGCTCTTCGCCCAGTTCTGCAGAACTCCCTCGCGAAGGGACGATCCTCCTATGCTCAATATGACAAATCGCACTACCTCTCCCAACTGGCTGTGCGCCGGCATCTCGTCGGGGGAGATTCCAACGGCTTCGAGACCGATCGCTCGGGCCCACTCGTCAACCAGTGATGTTATTCCCGCCCGACGTAGCTCCAACACGTCGACAACGAGAACAATTCCTCCTTCTGACTTCTTGAACATTTGTACCCCCATTTACATGGCGTAATGTACCCAGCAGAACCGCTGAGCTAGTCAGTGTCTGTCCTTAAAAGGCCATAAATTTTCTATAGCTACTCAGTCTCGATTATCAAATCAGCTATCAATTGTGTATGTCGTTTGTTTATCAATGTATATCAAAAAATCAAACGTCTATTATGTATTACACCTTTTCATTGAAATGAGATTTGCGTACAACAAATATTCTACACAAGTTTCACAAAAGAACTTTTTTCTACCAAAAGGATGGATTGCACTGTAAGGCTGCTGACTGATCGCGCGGTA contains:
- a CDS encoding response regulator transcription factor; the encoded protein is MFKKSEGGIVLVVDVLELRRAGITSLVDEWARAIGLEAVGISPDEMPAHSQLGEVVRFVILSIGGSSLREGVLQNWAKSARELFPNAPRAIISDRMEAEEAIVAAQIGEQGFLSTSMEPGIARQALTFILGGGTFFPREALLHQYASTARSVKSQAHDHKNENEGLTRRQNEVLERLRQGRSNKHIARDLEMEESTVKVHVRQIMRKLGASNRTQAALFGAAVLDKGPGTAPVQNGASNAVAPALLARGGIAIEQAGRSTSAGGARPTTSVPPEAKPS